A section of the Schistosoma haematobium chromosome ZW, whole genome shotgun sequence genome encodes:
- a CDS encoding hypothetical protein (EggNog:ENOG41038J9~SECRETED:SignalP(1-18)), producing MLICYILGWIINLCVVSSLSCYQCNSSHHSNCLEHLTDPGKHSLQPTPCTTYGARFCIKTTGIYGAVMGITRFCSAWDMGNECQFLDFPDHDRIYRACVMTCSKDACNLSRRMMISLYSMMIILYIVIYFYFNTIC from the exons GTGTCGTTTCGTCATTATCTTGTTATCAATGCAACTCATCGCATCATTCTAATTGTTTAGAACACTTAACTGATCCAGGCAAACATTCACTTCAACCAACCCCTTGTACAACTTATGGAGCACGATTTTGTATTAAAACTACTGGAATCTACGGAG ctGTTATGGGTATAACACGTTTTTGTAGCGCATGGGATATGGGTAATGAATGTCAATTTTTAGATTTCCCCGATCATGATCGAATATATCGTGCATGTGTTATGACTTGTTCAAAAGATGCATGTAATTTAAGTAGAAGAATGATGATATCATTATATTCTATGATGATAATCTTGTACATAGTcatatatttctattttaataCAATTTGTTAA